TTGTAGTAACGTTGCAAACAACGGGCAAACTGATTACAACCACCGGAAAGATTGTTGCCACAGTAGTTAAGATACCCGGTGGCAGGAAAGTCATAAAACTTACCAAAGTAGGCAATGCCCTATTTGCCAATGCGGTTCTAAACAAGAAAGTAAAAACACAACTGGTTATTGACACAGGGTGTACTCATACACAAATATCCGCAAGAATAGCCAAAAAGCTGAAGATAAAAAAGAATGAAGGCGAAAAAGTTCTGTGTGAATTAGCAAATGGGCAGAAGGTAGAAGGCAGAGCAGTTAATATTAAAGAAATCAAAGTCGGCAAAGTAAAGGCCTATAATGTAAGAGTTGTTATTCTTGACAGAGAGATATCGGGTGAATCGGATGGACTGCTAGGCATGTCTTTTTTGAATAATTTTATTTTTAAAATAGATACTGAAAAAAGTGAATTAACTCTGGAAAAGAGAAAAAAGCCCAATAGATAAAAAGCTCTTTATAAGAGTTAGTTATGAAAAGATCAGAAAAATTTCTAGTGTAAACTTTTTCTCTTTTTTCTCGTCTAACATGATAAAGTGCATACAATGAGTTCTATAAGAAAGGGAAGCAATAAAATGTTCAGATGTATAAAGCTGGTTATTACCTTCTTGTTATTTTTTAGTTTTGCATTGTTTGAAGCTAAAGCTGAAGAAGCGCTTACATGGGAGGCTTGCGTTAAAGAGGCAAAACAAAATCATCCTGATTTACTATCGGCACAGGAAAATTTAAAACAATCCAAAGCAGACAAATCAATAGCCATGAGTACTATGCTGCCGCAGATAAGCGCTGATGCAAGCGACAAAAAATTAGAAACGGATGTTAAAAAAGAATACGAGGCTTCTTCATACAGCATAACAGGAAAACAATTATTATTTGACGGCTTTAAAATAGCTAATGATGTAAAGGCTGGTTCGGAAACTATAAAGGCTTCTCAATATAACTATGCAGTAACGTCTTCCAATATAAGATTAAGATTAAAAACTGCCTTTACTGAACTTCTAAGAACCCAGAAACTTGTTCTTATGACAGAAGAGATAGCTTTGCGCAGAAAACAGAATTCGGAACTTGTAAAATTGCGTTACGAAGCAGGCAGAGAACACAGGGGTTCATTGTTGACCTCTCAAGCTGATTTAGCTCAGGCTGAATTTGAAGTTGTTCAGGCGAAAAGGAGTGTTTCTCTGGCCCAAAGACAATTAACAAAAGAATTAGGACGCAGAAAATTGGTATCTATTGAGGCAAATGGAGATTTCGGAATTACAGAGATCAATAGACAAAAACCAAACTTTGAATATTTAGCTGATAACACGATTTTCTTAAAGGAACTTATTGCTAAGAAAGAAGCGGCTAGATTTGGTTTAAAATCTGCTAAGGCTGACTTTTTCCCTAAAGTTTACGCCAGTGCCACTACAGGAACAACTAACTCGGATTGGCTGCCGGACGAGGATACGTATGCATGGTCGGTTGGTGTAAGCGTATCTTTGCCAATATTCGAAGGCGGAAGCAGAATAGCTAAAATTTCTAAAGCCAAAGCAGGACTGAATAAGGCACAAGCGGATGAACGAAGCGGACGAGATAGTATTATTTTTACATTAGAAGAAACATGGACAGAGTTTCAGAATGCAACGGACAGGGTCTCTGTGCAAAGCAAATATCTTGAAGCCGCTAAAGAACGGGCACAGATAGCTAATGCTCAGTATTCGACAGGACTTGTATCTTTTAATGATTGGATAATTATTGAAGATAATATCGTAAGTGCAAAGAAATCTTTTTTGAATGCTCAAGCAAATATTCTGGTAAATGAAGCTAACTGGATACAGGCAAAAGGAGGAACTCTGGATTATGAAAAATAAGAAGTGGAAAGTTTATTCTATTTTATTAATCGTATTACTTATCATCGGCATAGTGGCAATAAGGACAAATAGAGGCAAGGTTTCTCAAGAAATTGTCAAGGTAATAACGCCAGTCTATGGCAATATTCAAAATTTTATATCAACGACCGGCACAGTACAGCCTCAAAACCGCCTTGAGCTAAAGCCGACAATCAGCGGACGAATTGAGAGTATTTTGGTTAAAGAGGGGGAAAAAGTAAAAATCGGTCAAACCCTTGCATGGATGAGCTCAACGGAAAGGGCAGCTCTTTTAGATGCCGCCAGAGCGCAGGACGAAAAAAGCATGAAATACTGGCAGGATGCGTATAAGCCTACTCCTCTGGTAGCCCCTATTGACGGAGAGGTAAT
This genomic window from bacterium contains:
- a CDS encoding retropepsin-like aspartic protease codes for the protein MNKKYNIIAIFVCAALFLSGCAILKLPGQIIVVAGKIVVVTLQTTGKLITTTGKIVATVVKIPGGRKVIKLTKVGNALFANAVLNKKVKTQLVIDTGCTHTQISARIAKKLKIKKNEGEKVLCELANGQKVEGRAVNIKEIKVGKVKAYNVRVVILDREISGESDGLLGMSFLNNFIFKIDTEKSELTLEKRKKPNR
- a CDS encoding TolC family protein — translated: MFRCIKLVITFLLFFSFALFEAKAEEALTWEACVKEAKQNHPDLLSAQENLKQSKADKSIAMSTMLPQISADASDKKLETDVKKEYEASSYSITGKQLLFDGFKIANDVKAGSETIKASQYNYAVTSSNIRLRLKTAFTELLRTQKLVLMTEEIALRRKQNSELVKLRYEAGREHRGSLLTSQADLAQAEFEVVQAKRSVSLAQRQLTKELGRRKLVSIEANGDFGITEINRQKPNFEYLADNTIFLKELIAKKEAARFGLKSAKADFFPKVYASATTGTTNSDWLPDEDTYAWSVGVSVSLPIFEGGSRIAKISKAKAGLNKAQADERSGRDSIIFTLEETWTEFQNATDRVSVQSKYLEAAKERAQIANAQYSTGLVSFNDWIIIEDNIVSAKKSFLNAQANILVNEANWIQAKGGTLDYEK